The following nucleotide sequence is from Streptomyces brevispora.
GGAACTCGGCTCGGACGGGGTGATGATCCCCGGCCACTCCGTGGGGGACGCCACCGCGCTCGTCCAGGCGGCCCGGTCCTCGGCCGGTGAACTGACGCTGACCGAACTGACCGTCACCGCGACGACGCACATCGGCATGGGCGAGCGGGCCTGCGTCGACACCTGTAGCCAGCTGCGGGAGAACGAAGGGCTGCTCGTCGGCTCCTACTCCAAGGGGATGGTGCTGTGCGTCAGCGAGACGCACCCACTGCCGTACATGCCGACCCGCCCCTTCCGGGTGAACGCCGGTGCGGTGCACTCCTATGTGGTCGCGCCGCACGGCCGTACCAACTACCTCAGCGAACTGCACGCGGGATCCCCGGCTCTGGCGGTGGACGCCACCGGACGGACCCGCGTGGTATCGGTGGGCCGGATCAAGGTCGAGACCAGACCGCTGATTTCCGTTGACGCGGTGTCACCGGACGGACAGCAGGTCAACCTCATCCTCCAGGACGACTGGCATGTGCGGGTGCTGGGGCCGGGCGGTGTGGTGCTGAACTGCACCGAGCTCACCCCGGGTGACACGCTGCTGGGCTATGTGCCCACCGCCGACCGGCATGTGGGCTACCCCATCGACGAGTTCTGCCGCGAGCAGTGACCATGCTGCACGGAGCACAGCCACCGGCCACCGCCACCTCGGACCATCAGTCCGCCGTGGCGGTGATCGGCGGCGGCATCGCGGGGCTGACCCTGGCGCTCGCCCTCCGGCGGGAAGGGATCGACTGCACCGTCTTCGAGCGGAGCCCGGAACCGGCCGAGGTGGGTGCCGGGCTGCAGCTCGCGCCCAACGCCACCAGGCTGCTGCACCGGCTGGGCGTGGCCGAGGCGCTCCGCGCGGTCGCGGTCCTGCCCCGTGCGCTGCGGATGCGCGGCTGGGACGACGACCGGCCGCTCGCCACCACCGCGCTGGGCGCCGCCTGCCGACGCGGTTACGGCGCGCCCTACTACACGGTCAACCGGGCCCAGTTGCACCGTGTGCTGTGGGAAGCGGTCGGCGGCGGACAGGTTCGGACGGGGCACCGGCTGATGGGCCTGACCGAGGGCCCCGAAGGGGTCGACCTCAACTTCGCCTCCGGCGCCCGGCACCGGGCGGGCGTGGTGATCGGCGCGGACGGGGTGCACTCCGTGGTCCGGGCCTGGCTGGCCGGTGACGCTCCGGTGTTCTCCGGCAGCAGCGTCTACCGGGGGCTGGTCCCGGCCGGGCGGCTGCCGTGGGCGGCCGACGAACCGGAGGTCCGTATCTGGCCCGGGCCCGGGCGGCATCTGGTGTGCTACCCGGTCTCCGCGGGGCGGGAGATCAGCTTTACCGCCACCGTGCCCGCGGACGCGGCGGGGGAGGAGTCCTGGACCGCCGAGGGGGATCCGGCCGAGCTCGCCGCCGCCTACCGCGGCTGGAACCCGGCGGTCACCCGGCTCATCGGCTCCGCCGACGTGGTACGCCGCTGGCCGCTGTACGACCGGGAGAGCCTGGCCGGCTGGGTGACCTCCCGGGTGGCGCTCCTCGGCGACGCCGCCCATCCCATGCTGCCCTTCCTGGCCCAGGGGGCGAACCAGGCGATCGAGGACGCGGTGACCCTGGCCGTATGCCTGGGCCGGGCTGCTGAGGGCGGCGCGCCGGAGGCGTTTCGGCGCTACCAGGAACTGCGTCTGCCGCGCACCACATTGATTCAGCGCGGTGCGCGGCAGAGCACGCGGTTTCTGCACCTGCGGGACCAGCTGAAGCCGGGCGAACCCCGCCGGACCCGCGGCACCGCGGATCCGCACGGTCTGGCGGGGCTGCGGGCCATGGGATGGCTCTACGGACATGACGCGGAGGCCATCGCGGCGGCGGCATGACGGGCACCGCCGGGACCGCGGGATCGACCGACAGTGCCTGCGTGGTCAATGGAGAAGGGAAAGCCATGGGAGAAACGCCCACCGGAGAAGGAAGGAGAGGAAAGAGAGCGATGAAGCCGAGGAATCCTCGGCTGAGCAGACGGCACTGTTGCCTGCCCGGGTTCAAAGCCAGCGCTGTTCAGTGGCGATGCGGGCCGCGTCGAAGCGGTTGCGAGCCTGGAGTTTCCGGATAGCGGTCGACGCCAGGTTCCGTACCGTGCCGACCGCCAGGTACAGATCCCGGGCGATTTCCTTGAGCGAGGCACCCGAGGCGGTCAGCCGGAGCACATCGGTCTCCCGGGCACTCAGCGGACAGTGGTGTGACGCCGGGTGGAAGTTGAAGAGGCCGGGGTCCATGGTCAGACAGCCCACCGCGGCCCCGCGAATCGCCCCGATCAGGTACGGCAGTTCGGCCTGCAGGGACACCACGCTCAGCACCCCGGCCCGGATCGCCTGGTCGGTGAAGGCCGGAGAGGACTGACTCTCGATCAGGGCCACTCCGCACTGCGGCTGCGCCGTACGCAGCTGGGCCAGGACGCCGAGCACGTCATCGTCCATGGTGCCTGTCTCCACAACCACGACGGCCGGTTCCACGAGCGCCACTACCGACAGAAGATCATCGTGCTGTTTTACGGACCCGACCACGGAGAAGTCGGGCACGGTGTCCAGGTACCTCGCCAGTATCTCAACCGGTAATGCATACTTTCCAGCCACAACGATGCGGATGCTCATGCCAGTTCCTCCCTCCATACACGCTGAAGCAACACACTGAATGGGCCACATGTGCCACTTCGGTGGCGCATTGTGACTGCTGGTTGAACGGACTCATGAAGGTAATGGGTGAACACGTGAAGTGTTCGAGGAATTACGGAAAATCTGGGTGTGTAGCAGGGGGAAAACATGCAAGCAGGGCGCGTGTATGACCCAAGCGGTTCGAGTCGACGCGGACAGTGATGGGGCTCGTGCGGAATCAAGGTGTCGATCCGCGTGGTGCGGCTCGTGGTGAGGAGGCCGTTCTTGCAGGTGGCGGGTGGTTGGGTGCCTCCTGCGGGAAGTCCGTCCGTGCCGTGCCCCGATGGGAAAAGGGTCAGCGGGAGTGGGGACCGTGCAGGGTCCGGCCCGGGGGCTCCTGCTCCTGGCCGGCGGGGCCGGGCGTTGGTGGCGCGGGGTGTAATGCGGCCCCGGTGACCGACCGGTTCAAGACGGCCCGGCAAAGGCGTCGGAAGCCGTGTCCCAGGGTCGGATCTCAGCCGATGGCACGTTGGCGACCAACCACGCCGCCGCCTCCTGGTCTACCCTCACCGGTCCGCCCGACCCGCCCGGCACGCGCTACTCGCTGAAGCCTCGGCCCGAGCTCCCCGAGATCCGGCCCGAACTCCCCGACGGGACGGGGAGACCCGTCCAGGTGCAGGGGGAGGCGGCCAGGTTCATGCCGCCGCCGAAGGCGACGAACGGGACCCGGTCGCCCGGAGCGAGGAGGCCCTCGCGGTGAACCGCGTCGAGGGTGACCGGTATGGAGGCGGAGCCCGTGTTGGTATGGAGGCGGCGCCCGTGTTGCCGTACCGTCCGAGGGTTGTCCGCAGGGTGGCGGCGGGCAGACCGAAAGCGGGCGCGAGATCGAGCAGCATGACGCCTGGAGCGGGGCGAAGTGCCTGCCACTGGAGCAGTGCGAGCAGTGGGTGATCTTGTTCGTCTGCTCCGCCGGTCCGCGGTTCGCCCGGTCGCCGATGAAGTTGGTTACCCCGGTCGGGACCGGAGAGGGCTCGGGGCGCGGCCCCTGGCCTCCTGGCCGCTCTCCAGAGAGATCCGCGCCGCGGATCCGGCCGTCTCGGTCAGCCACAGGATGAATAATGGACTCCGTAGTCCATTTCGAGGAGGCTGGCCGTGCCAGGGAAGCTGACGGCGAAGGGGAGGGCGACGCGGAGCCGGATCGTCGAGGGGGCGGCGGCGGTGCTGCGGGAGAGGGGTCTCGCCTCGGCGACGCTGGACGACATCATGGCGCGGACCGGCACCAGCAAGAGCCAGCTGTTCCATTACTTCCCGGCGGGCAAGGACGAACTGCTCGTCGCGGTGGCCCGGTTCGAGGCGGATCAGGTCCTGGAGGACCAGCAGCCCTATCTGGGCCGCCTTGACTCCTGGGAGGCTTGGGAGCAGTGGCGGGATGTGGTGATCAGGCGCTACGAGGCGCAGGGGGACCAGTGTCCGCTGGGGTCGTTGTTCCTTCAGATCGGGCGTTCGACTCCCGGGGCGCGGGCGATCGTGGTCGAGCTGCTGCGTCGCTGGCAGGAGAGCCTCGCGGCGGGCATCCGGGCGCTGCAGGCCGCCGACGCGCTCCCCGCCGAGCTCGATGTCGACGTGAGGGCCGCGGCGTTGCTGGCCGGGATTCAGGGAGGCGTGTCGATCCTGCTGTCGACGGGCCGGTCCACGCACTTGCGCGCCGCCCTCGATCAGGGG
It contains:
- a CDS encoding response regulator transcription factor, coding for MDDDVLGVLAQLRTAQPQCGVALIESQSSPAFTDQAIRAGVLSVVSLQAELPYLIGAIRGAAVGCLTMDPGLFNFHPASHHCPLSARETDVLRLTASGASLKEIARDLYLAVGTVRNLASTAIRKLQARNRFDAARIATEQRWL
- a CDS encoding FAD-dependent oxidoreductase, producing MLHGAQPPATATSDHQSAVAVIGGGIAGLTLALALRREGIDCTVFERSPEPAEVGAGLQLAPNATRLLHRLGVAEALRAVAVLPRALRMRGWDDDRPLATTALGAACRRGYGAPYYTVNRAQLHRVLWEAVGGGQVRTGHRLMGLTEGPEGVDLNFASGARHRAGVVIGADGVHSVVRAWLAGDAPVFSGSSVYRGLVPAGRLPWAADEPEVRIWPGPGRHLVCYPVSAGREISFTATVPADAAGEESWTAEGDPAELAAAYRGWNPAVTRLIGSADVVRRWPLYDRESLAGWVTSRVALLGDAAHPMLPFLAQGANQAIEDAVTLAVCLGRAAEGGAPEAFRRYQELRLPRTTLIQRGARQSTRFLHLRDQLKPGEPRRTRGTADPHGLAGLRAMGWLYGHDAEAIAAAA
- a CDS encoding TetR/AcrR family transcriptional regulator, whose protein sequence is MPGKLTAKGRATRSRIVEGAAAVLRERGLASATLDDIMARTGTSKSQLFHYFPAGKDELLVAVARFEADQVLEDQQPYLGRLDSWEAWEQWRDVVIRRYEAQGDQCPLGSLFLQIGRSTPGARAIVVELLRRWQESLAAGIRALQAADALPAELDVDVRAAALLAGIQGGVSILLSTGRSTHLRAALDQGIADLRRAGGAVV
- a CDS encoding 3-dehydroquinate synthase II, whose product is MNGQKLCWLDIRRAGAAGPAIIEEALHQRIDGIVAGDLQTLADLPPTVRKVLLPSGDNWWRDECFPGAADIVVLPPGFTNRAELEQAHPEVEFGRLVEITDATSLEEACHAARTERWSVLDFRDPTKIPLEIVIAAAAGSKGAIVTTAANPEEAAITFGVLELGSDGVMIPGHSVGDATALVQAARSSAGELTLTELTVTATTHIGMGERACVDTCSQLRENEGLLVGSYSKGMVLCVSETHPLPYMPTRPFRVNAGAVHSYVVAPHGRTNYLSELHAGSPALAVDATGRTRVVSVGRIKVETRPLISVDAVSPDGQQVNLILQDDWHVRVLGPGGVVLNCTELTPGDTLLGYVPTADRHVGYPIDEFCREQ
- a CDS encoding 3-oxoacyl-[acyl-carrier-protein] synthase III C-terminal domain-containing protein — its product is MAGTSPRSRRHAARSRARFRSARRHPADNPRTVRQHGRRLHTNTGSASIPVTLDAVHREGLLAPGDRVPFVAFGGGMNLAASPCTWTGLPVPSGSSGRISGSSGRGFSE